The genomic region CTCGTGTTGGAGGACCACCTCGGCCAGGGCGCGGCCGAGGGCGTGATCACGAGCGTGTGCGCCGTCGGCGGCCTGCTCGGCGCCGCTCTGGCGGGCGCTGAGCGACCGCCTGTTCCGGCGCAGCCCGGCCGCGTGCGTGCACCTGGCGGCCGCGGCGATCACGGTGCTGGGCATCGGGTTCGCGGTGCAGGCCTACGCGCCGGACGTCGCCACCTACGTCGTCGTCGGCATGCTCACCCAGGCCATGACGTACGCCGGGATCATCACGCTGAGCCTGGTCGTGGCCGCGGTGACGCCGCCGGGGATCCGCGCGACGGCGTTCGCGATCGTCGGCGTCGCCGTCGCACTCGTCGGCGGGCTCGGCGGCGCGTTCGTCACCGCCGTCGCCGAGGCGGCTTGGGGCGTGCGGCCCGCGATCGCCGTGGTCGCGCCGCTCACGTGCGTCGTGGCCGGACTGGTCCTGCTGACGTGCACCCGCCACCTGCGCCGCGACATCACCACGAACGGCGATCTACGATGACCCGCGTGACCTCACCAGGGCAGCGCCGGATCGACGAGATCGGCGACGAGAGCCGCCGCCGCATCCTGGACGCCGCCGAGGAGCTCTTCGCCGAACGCGGCTTCGACCGCACGTCCTTTGTGGACATCGCGAGGCGCTCGGGCATCAGCCGCGGCTCGATCCCGTGGCACTTCAAGAACAAGGACGGCTTGGTGATGGCCGTCGTCGAGCGCGTGATCGACCGCACCTGGCCGGCCGAGCGCTACCAGCACGCCCCGCCGCTCGCCGAGGTGTTCGCCGAAACCGCCGAGCTCCTGCGCGGCGGCAGCTCCGCGCTGTTGTTCATGGTCCTGGTCGAGGTGCTCGGCGACCGCGGCACGGTGACCGAGCAGTACCGCGAGTTCTTCCACCGCCGCCGCGAGGGCATCGAGGTCCTGCTGCGCCTGCAACGCCCGGACGGCGTCGACCCGGAAGTGGCGGCCGGTCAGGAACGCGCCGCCGCGGTGGCGCTCAACGGCGCGCTGCTGGGCATCCACCTGCAGGCCCTCGTCGACCCGGACAACGTCGACCTGGACGCCGCGCTGATCTCGATGGCGACGATGTTCGACCGCAACCTCGCGGACGTGTGGCGCACGTCAGACTGAGGCGGTGCGCAGCCGGTCGACGACCAGGTCGATGTCGGCGGCGCTGGTGCGGTGGTTGGTGATGCACGCCCGGATGCCACGGCTGCCGTTCACCAGCACCGGTCCGAGCAACGCCACGTTCTCGGCGGCGAGGGTCTCCAGCAACGCCGTGTGATCCGCGCCTTCGACCTCGAAGCACACGGCGGTCAACGTGACCGGTGCGAGCAGCGTGATCCCGGGGATGGTGCTGATGCCTTGCGCCAGCCGCTGCGCGAGGTCGAGGGTGCGTTCGTTGGCGGCGCGGAAAGCGTCCACTCCGAACACCTGCAGCGCGCTCCACACCTTGAAGGCTTTGAAACTGCGGGAAAGTTGCGGCCCGTAGACACCGTGCCGCAGGTCGCCACGACACACCACGGCGTGCGGCCGTTCCGCCGGTCCTCGTCGACGCTGCGGTGCGCTTCGACGGAGGTGTAGACGACGAGCGGCGGTGCGTTGCGCTGCAGGCCTTTCTTGCGAAAGTCGGGCACGCGGTCGTGCAGCGCGGTGGCGAGCGCCTGGAGCGTGGCGAGCGAACCACCGCCGGTGACAGCTGCCCGAAATTGCAGTTCTGGTTGATCGCAGCTGCCAGCGCCTCGGCGTACGGCGCGATGCCGTTGGGCGGGCCGAGGACGTAGGCCAGGAACCGCGGGTGCGCGACCGTGCTCGAGTTGGGCAGGATCGTGTCCTCCCAACGGTCGAACAACGCGCCGACCCCGATCCCCTGCTCCGGCATCGGGGTGCGCAGCAGCTCGGCCAGCTGCTCGCGGTCGGGTTCCGGAAGCACCTCGGCTTTGGCCAGCCCACGCTCGTAGCTGTCCAGCAGCGCAAGTAGGCGGGTGCCGGCGCGGTCGCTGGAGGAGGCCGGAGTGATCACCGGCTGCCACGCCGCCGTAGCAGCTCTACATGTCGGCGCTCACGCGGCTGCCGGGGGTGGCGCGGACGAACTCGCAGTTCCCGATGAAGACGGTGAAATGAGTCAGCTCCAGCAGTGAGTCAGGTCCCAGCGGTGAGTCAGGCCAGGTCCTCCGCCTGCAGCTCCGCCCTCGACGACACCCCGAGCTTGCGCAGCACCCGCGCCGCGTGCTGCTCCACCGTGCGCGGCGACAGGAACAGCACGTCCGCGATCTTCCGGTTCGTGTGCCCGGCGGCGAGCAGCCGGGCGACCTCCTGCTCGCGCGGCGACAGCTCGTTGCCGTACCCGCGGCGGCCGCGGCGGGACGGTTTGCCGCCGCCGATGCTGCGCAGCAGGTGCCGGCACCGGGCCGCGTCCCTGGTCGCGCCGAGGGCGTCGAACGTGTCGACCAGCGAGGACAGGATCTCGGACGCCTTCTCGTGTTCGGTCGGCAGCAAGCACGCCGCCTCCCGTTCCGCCACCAGCGCCGTGAGGTACGGCGCCGGCAACTCCGAGTAACGGTCGGCCGCCTCCCGGTACAGCGCCACCGCCACGTCCAGCTGACCACGGGCCTCGGCCAGCCTCGCTCGGCACTGGGCCAGTGCTGCCACCGCCATCGGTGCGTCGCGACCGGCAACACCGGCGGCGATCTCGGCGATCAACGTCTCCGCGTCCGTTTCCCGGCCCGCCGCGAGGAACGTGGCCACCGCGACCGGGCCCAGCTCGGTCGCCCACACCCACACGCCCTTCGCGCGCACGATGGCGACGCCGCGGTCGACGTCCACGCACGCGCGGGTGACCTCGTCCTGCGCCAGCATCGTCCAGGCCAGGGCGGCGCAGCCGGCGATGGCGACCGGGGCGATCGACTCCTCCGGGGCGAACGCGCCGGTCTCGGTCAGGTGGCTGGTGGCCTCCGCCCACTCGCCTCGGGCGGCCGCGAGCGAACCCAGGACCAGGCAGAGCTCGCTGGCGACCGGGAACAGGTCGCGGTAGGAGTCGAGCAGGGTCTGGGCGCGGTCGGCGAGGCCGTCCCAGCGACCGGTCAGCCAGTCGAGGCGGACGCGGGTGGCCTGGGCGGTGCTCGCGACGAACGGGGCGCCGCACTCGGCGGCGAAGCGCAGGCCGTCGCGCAGGAAGTCGCCGCACAGGTCGAGATGGCCGGTGGTGGTGAGGGCGTCGGCCAGGTTGCAGTGGGCGCGGGCGAGCTGGCGGAGCTCGCCCGGGGTCGACACGGGCGGGAAGTCCAGCGAGGCGAGCACGGACGGGTCGCCGGTGTGCATCTTCGAGCCGAGCTGGTTGGCGTACAGCGACAGGTTCAGCTCGCGGTCGTCGGTGGCCTCGCGGCAGCGGTCGACGAGGTCGAGCCACGGCGTGAACTCGCTCAACGGAGTCGTGCCGAGGTACGGCAGGCCCAGCACGGCGGCACCACGAGCGGCCAGGTCCGGGCGTTCGTCCAGGTCGGCGACCGCGCGTTCGATCTCGGCGCGGGCCTCCTCGACGCCGCCGGCCTGGCGGATCAGCAGCAGGCCGCGGAACAGGCGCACCTCACCGCGCGCGGACACGGACAGGCGGCGGTCGGACAGCAGCCGTTCCAGCGCCTCGGTCGGGTCGTGCTGGTCGAGGCCGCGGTGGGCGACCTCGCCGAGCTTGACCGCCAGCCGGTCCACGTCGGCGGCGGGCACGGCCGGGTCGCGCAGGAGTCGTTGCAGCAGGGTGGTGGCGGTGCCGGCGTCGCCCCGTTCGGCGGCGCGGTCGGCGGCGGCCTCCCCGAACCGCAGCCACGCGGCCGTCTGACCGGCGCGTTCGCTGTGTTCGGCGAGCTGCACCAACGGCAGCGGCTCGACCTGCAGCAACGCCTCGACCGCGCGGTTGTGCAGCTGCTGGCGATCGGGACCGCTCAACGTGTCGTAGACGGCCTGGCGTGCCAACGCGTGCCGGAAGCCGTAGCTGCGTGCGTCGACCTCGTGCAGGACGTGACCGGTCAGTGCGTGTGTCAACGCCGCGCGCACGCGACCTTCCCCGATCGCCGCCACCGCACCGAGCAGCTCAGCGGACGCAGGCGCGCCGAGCACAGCCGCCGCCTGCACCAGCCGGGTCGCGGTCACCGGCAACGCCGCCAGCCGCTCGGCCATCGCGTCGCAGCAGCACCGGCACGTCCACGTGGTCGAGCAGCCGCGGCCGTGGCGCGTCGGCGTGCACCGCGCCGCGGGTTCCGCAGCGCGCGCAGCGTCTCCTCGACCACGAACGGGATGCCCGCCGTGCGTTCGTGCAGCTTGGCGGCGAACTCGGCGGACACCGGCTCGCCGTCCAGGATGGCCGACGTCAGCGCCCGCACCTCGGCCACGTCCAGCGGCCCGAGCTCCAGCACCGCGCTCGTGGTGCCACCCGGCGGCCGGTACGCCGAGCCCAACGGCACCCCGCCCGGCACGTCCTCACGCCGGTAGGTGACCACGATCGACAGGTTCGGTGGCGGGTCGCCCATCAGGAACCGCAGCAGCTGCCGCGTGCCGTCGTCGGCCCAGTGCAGGTCCTCCACGACCAGCAGCACCGGTCCGAGCACGCTGACCAGCTCCCGCACCGCGCGGAACACCCGGTGCCGCTCGGCCCGCGGGTCACCGGTCGGCGGTGGCGGGGGCGGCAGGTGCTCGGCGATCTCCGGCAGCAACGCCCCGAGCACCCCGGTGACCGGGCTGAGCCGCGGGTGGCGGGCCAGGCGTTCGGTGCAGTCGCGCAACGCCTCCAGCACCGCGCCGTACGGGAACGGCTCCCCCACCGGCTGGCAGTGCCCGATCAGGACGGCGATCGGCCCGAGGTCGGAGTCGAGCAGCTCGCGCACCAGCCGGGACTTCCCGACACCTGCCTCGCCCTCGACCATGACCACGGCCGGTTGCCTCGGCACGGCGGCGCGCAGCGTGCCGAGTTGGTCACCCCGCCCCACGAGCACCGGGGAGCTGGTCCGCACCAGCGCGGCGGGGCCGGGCCGACGCTGGCTCGGTGTCCGACTCATCCGGACTGATCTTAGGGCCTGTGTCGAACAGGCCCCAGGCGAAAGACGGGTATCCCTACGTAGTGATGTCCGGATTGTTCGCGGTCCGAGCGCGCTCGATGGTGATCCGCACGAGGCCGTCCACTCCCCTGCCGAGACGGCCCAGAACGGAGAACACGAGATGCGACTCGATCGCACAACCCGCCGGTTGGTCACGGCCGGGCTCGGCGTGGCCGTGCTCGCCGCGGTCGCCAGCCCCGCGTCGGCCCAGCAGGGCACGGTCAAGACCGCCGAGCAGCCCGTGGCCGGCAGCTACATCGTGGTGTTCAAGGACGGTGCCACGGACGCCCCGACCACGAACGCCAAGGCGCTCGACCTCGCCCGCAAGCACGGCGGGAAGGTCAGCAACACCTACGTCGCGTCCGTGCGCGGTTTCGCCGTGAAGCTCGACGAGGCCGCCGCCCGCCGGCTCGCGGCCGACCCGCAGGTCGACTACGTGCAGCAGGACGGCTGGGCCCGCATCTCCGACACCCAGACCAACCCGACCTGGGGCCTCGACCGGGTCGACCAGGCGAACCTGCCGCTCGACCAGCGCTTCACCTACCCGAACACGGCGTCCAACGTCACCGCGTACATCCTGGACACCGGCATCTACAAGGCGCACACCGAGTTCGAGGGCCGCGCCAAGGACGGCTACGACTTCATCGACAACGACCCGGACGCCTCGGACTGCCAGGGCCACGGCACGCACGTGGCGGGCACGGTCGGCTCGAAGACCTACGGCGTGGCCAAGAAGGTCAACCTGGTCGGCGTGCGCGTGCTCGACTGCAACGGCAGCGGGCAGTACTCGCAGATCATCAAGGGCATCGATTGGGTCGCCCAGAACGCGAAGAAGCCGGCCGTGGCGAACATGAGCCTCGGCGGCGGCGCGGACTCCACCGTGGACAACGCGGTGAAGCGCGCGATCGCGGCCGGCGTGACGTTCGGCCTGGCGGCGGGCAACAACAACGGCGACGCCTGCCAGACCTCCCCGGCCCGCACGCCCGAGGGCATCACCGTGGCCGCCAGCGACTCCGCGGACAAGCGCTCGATCTACACCGGCGGGCAGGCCTCGAACTGGGGCTCGTGCGTCGACATCTTCGGGCCCGGCTCGAACATCACCTCGACGAAGAACGGCGGCGGCACGACGTCGATGGGCGGCACCTCGATGGCCACCCCGCACGTCGTGGGCGCGGCCGCGTTGTACCTCTCGGCGAACCCTTCCGCCACCCCTGCCCAGGTCCGCGACGCGCTGGTGACCAACTCGACTCCGGACAAGATCTCGGACACCAAGGGCTCGCCGAACAAGCTGCTCAACATCAGCTTCATCGGTGGCGGCGGCCCCGACCCCGAGCCGTGCACCGCGGCCACGAACGGCGACGACGTGTCCATCCCGGACACCGGCACCGCCGTCTCCTCGCCGGTGACCGTGTCGAACTGCACGGGCAAGGCGTCCACCGCGACCAAGGTGAAGGTCGACGTCAACCACACCTACACCGGTGACCTGGCCATCGACCTGGTCGGTCCGTCCGGCGCGAAGTTCAGCCTCAAGAAGACGGGCGGCGCGTCGTCGTCGGCCGGGATCCACGAGACCTACACCGTCGACGCGTCCGCGGAGAACCGCAACGGCACGTGGAAGCTGCAGGTCACCGACGTGTGGACCTACGACACCGGCAACATCGACACGTGGACCCTGACGTTCTGACGACGCCCGGAAGGACCTGTCATGCAACGCATCGCTCTCGGACTCGTCGTGCTGGCGTCGCTCACCGCGGTCACCACCCCGGCGCAGGCGGCGGAGGCCGACTTCGTGCGGGCGAAGAACCCCGCTCCCGGTGACAGCTTCATCGTGTCGCTCAAGCCGGCCGCCGACCTCTCGGCGACCGGTGTGGCGGCGGTCTCCGGCACGCTGGTCCAGCGCTACGGCGGCACCCTCGACGCCGTGTTCTCCCGCGCCATGCGCGGGTTCGGAGTCAAGGGGCTGTCCGCCCAGCAGGCCCGCCGGCTCGCGGCCGATCCCGCGGTCAAGACCGTCCACCAGGACGGCACGGCGCGGGCCACGGACGTGCAGACCGACCCGACCTGGGGCCTCGACCGGGTCGACCAGGCGAACCTGCCGCTGGACAAGAGGTTCAGCTACCCCAGCGGCGGCGCCTCGAACGTCACGGTCTACGTCACCGACACCGGCATCAAGACCTCGATCGCCGACTTCGAGGGCCGCGCGTCCGCGGGCGCCGACTTCATCGAGGACGGCCAGAACGGTCAGGACTGCTCCGGCCACGGCACGCACGTGGCGGGCACGGTCGGCTCGAAGACCTACGGCGTGGCCAAGAAGGTCAAGCTGGTCTCGGTCCGCATGCTCGGCACCAGCTGTGGCAGCAGCGGCCCGGACTCCGCGGGCGTCAAGGCCATCGAGTGGATCACCGCGAACGCGAAGAAGCCCGCGGTGGTCAACGCGTCGTGGACGTTCGACAGCGCCGACATCGGCAACGACGCCATCGCCGGGATGATCGCCTCCGGCGTGCAGATGGCCGTCGCGTCGGGCAACAGCTCCACCAACGCCTGCTCCACCGGCCCCGCCAAGGTCCCGGCGTTGATCACGGTGAACGCGACCTCGCAGAACGACGCGCGGGCCTCGTTCTCCAACTACGGCTCCTGCACCGACATCTTCGCGCCGGGTGACAACATCACCTCGCTCGGCCTCGGTGGCGGCGCCGCGAACATGTCCGGCACGTCCATGGCCACCCCGCACGTCGCGGGCGTCGCGGCCCTGTACCTGTCGGCGAACCCGTCCGCGAGCCCACAGGCCCTGCGCGACGCACTGGTGAACGGCGCCACCAGCGGCAAGGTCACCAACCCCGGCACCGGCTCGCCGAACAAGCTGCTCTACAGCGGTTTCACCGGCGGAGGCCCGGACCCGACGTGCGGCCCCGGCACCAACGGCGATGACGTGTCCATCCCGGACACCGGCACCGCCGTGTCGTCGTCGGTGACGATCTCGGGCTGCACGGGCAACTCCACGGCCTCGGCGACGGTCAAGGTGGACATCAACCACACCTACACCGGTGACCTGGCCATCGACCTGGTCAGCCCGTCCGGCCGGTCGTACGTCCTGAAGAAGGCGGGCGGCACGTCGTCGTCGGCCGGCATCCACGAGACCTACACCGTCGACCTGTCGGCGGAGGCGCGCAACGGGACGTGGAAGCTGCAGGTGACCGACGTGTGGAGCTACGACACCGGCAACATCGACTCCTGGACCCTCACGGTCTAGGGACACAGGGAAGGTACGGGGGTGCCCCTGGAGCTACGGCTCCGGGGGCACCCCTCGTCGTCGTCCCCCGGTGCCGGGCTCCACCAATAAAGAGCCGTACCCCTACGGATACCGACCCTGATTGTTCCTCGCCGGACACCGCCCGAAAGTGATCCTCAGCGAACTGCCGCCGTCCCTGCCTGAAGGCGAGCGTTCGCCAGATCCGGAGAGGAACCAACGTGAACAGAACACCACGGTCCTGGGGCGTGCTGGCCCTGGCCGCCGCGGCGCTGCTGGCACCCGTCAGCGTCGCCTCCGCGGCGCCCCAGCACGCGGCTCCCGACACCGGGGGCCGGCACAACGCTCCGGCCGCCACCTACCTGGGCGACACCGTCCCTGCGAACCTCGGTGACGCCTCCCCCCTGTTCGCCGGCGGGCAGAACGCCACCGTGAGCGAGTTCCCCGGCATCGTCGCCGGCATCCGCGCGGGTGGCACCCGGCCGGAGGGGCAGACCTGCACCGGCACGGTCGTGGCGCCGCGCAAGATCCTGATCGCGGCGCACTGCGCGGACGCCCAGGGCGAGAAGAAGTTCGTCTACGGGCTCGACGACCTGAAGGACCACCGGGGCGGCGCCGGCTCCGGGTTCGCCGTGAACGTGGTGAGCTACAAGAAGCACCCGAAGTACGTCAACTTCGACCAGGGCTACGACGTGGCGGTCGTGACCGTGGACCGCGACATCGCGCTCAAGGGCGGTGCGGCGTACCCGAAGTTCGCGACCTCGGCTGACGCCGGTGGCGCGGCGCCCGGCAAGACGGGGCTGGGCTTCGGGTACGGCAAGAAGGACTTCAACGACAACTCGCAGGACGTCACGCTGGACAAGGCGAGCCTGCCGGTCGTGGACGGCGACCGGGTGTGCCAGGGCGTCGGCGCGGGCTTCAAGTCGGCGACCATGATCTGCGCCGGGTACTCGGACGGCCGGATCTCCATCCTGCCCGGTGACAGCGGCGGCCCGCTGATCTTCGACGGCAAGATCTACGGCATCGCGTCGTGGAGCCGGTCGGACTTCAAGTGGTACTCGATCTACGGCCGCCTCGACAACGAGATGGGCGACTGGGTCAGGACCGAGGTCGGCAACGAGCCGCCGACCGGTGAGTTCACCGTGGGTGTCACCCCGGGCAGCGGCACGGTGGCGCCGGGCAAGCACCTCTCCGCCACCGTCACCACCACGGCGGGCACCAGCGCGGAGAACGCCACCCTGTCCGCGTCCGGGCTGCCCAGCGGCGTGAAGGCGGTGTTCCAGCCGTCGTCAGTAACCACCGGCGGCTCGGCGAAGGTGACGTTCGACGCGAGCTCGTCAGCGCCGGGCGGCACCTACGACGTGACGATCACGGCCACGACGGCCGGCGACAAGACGGCGTCCGGCAAGTACTCGCTGACCGTCACCGGAGACCCGCAGCCCGGCGACTTCACGCTCGCGGCGTCCCCGAGCAGTGTGAAGGCGGCCAAGGGCAGGTACGTCTCCACCACGATCACCACCACGGGTGGCGGCCAGACCGTGAACCTGTCCGCGTCCGGCGTGCCCAGCGGCGTGAAGGCCACGTTCCAGCCCACGTCGGTGGCCGCCGGTGGCTCGGCGAAGCTCACGCTCGACGTGTCCACCACCGCGGTCGCCGGCACGTCGTCGATCACGGTCACCGGCACCGACGCGGGCGGGAAGACCGCCACCACCACGGTGTCGCTCACCGTCGAGGGCACGGAGCCGCCGACCGGTGACGTCACCGTGACCGCGACCCCGTCCTCCGGCAGCGGCTGGCAGGGTCAGCTGGTGCAGACCTCGGTGAAGGCCGCCGGTGGCACCGGCAACCTGGCGCTGACCTCCTCCGGCGCGCCCGCCGGCGTCCAGGTCTCGTTCAACCCCGGCACGATCGGGCAGAACGGCAGCAGCAACGTCTGGTTCTTCACCAGCTTCTCCACCCCGGTCGGCACCTACCCGATCACCATCACGGCCACCTCGGCCGACGGGAAGACCGGCAAGACCACGTTCACGCTGACCGTCACGCGGGTCGGCGTGCAGCGCGGCGCTCACTAGTGGTGTGGCTCGGAACGTTGCCGGGGGAACTCGCGGTCAGACGGGTGCATCGTGGTGCCCTGCTGAGCGTGGATCACCTCGCCGACGTGCCGAGTCGCGCCACTAGTTCCTCCTGCGAGTTCGGCACCAGCACACCACCGTGCTGGTGCCGAACTCGTTCGGGACGCATAGATGACCGAACCTCGGGTACTGCCTGTGTGTCGTCTTTGCTCCAAGGAGGATGCAGTGGCCAACCGCAAGCCCGGCAAGGTCGTGAAAGCCGCACTCGAGAAGGCGGTGGACAAGGTCACCGAAGTGGTGAACCCGCCGATCCCGGGCGTCCCGAACAGCGAGCCGCCGTCGCTCGAGGAGCCGACGGAGCCGCGTGGCCCGTTGCCTCCCAAGGGTGACCAGAACGGACCGGAGACGGTGTCGCCGACGGGTGCCCCGACCGGTGCGCCGCAGATCGTCAACGCTCAGCAGGGTGAGTTCCTCACCACCTCGGCCGGCGCCCGGCTCTACGACACCGACCACTCGCTGAAGGCCGGCGAGCGCGGGCCGACCCTGTTGCAGGACCACCACCTGCGCGAAAAGATCATGCACTTCGACCACGAGCGCATCCCGGAGCGCGTCGTGCACGCACGCGGCTATGGCGCACACGGCGTGTTCGTCGGCTACGGCACCGCCACGAACGTGTGCAAGTCCGCCTTCTTGGGTGACGGTGTCGAAACGCCCGTGTTCGTCCGGTTCTCGACCGTGCTGGGCTCGCGCGGCTCGGCCGACACCGTGCGCGACACCCGCGGGTTCGCGACGAAGTTCTACACGCAGGAAGGCAACTTCGACCTCGTCGGCAACAACATCCCGGTCTTCTTCATCCAGGACGGCATCAAGTTCCCGGACATCATCCACGCGGGCAAGCCGCACCCGGACCGGGAGATCCCGCAGGCGCAGAGCGCCCACGACACGTTCTGGGACTTCGTGTCCACGCACACCGAAGCCACCCACCACGTCATGTGGAACATGTCCGACCGCGGCATCCCGCGCTCCTACCGCACGATGGAGGGCTTCGGCGTCCACACGTTCCGCCTGGTGAACGCGGAGGGTGAGACCGCGCTCGCGAAGTTCCACTGGAAGCCGAAGCTGGGCGTGCACTCCCTGGTGTGGGAGGAGGCGCAGATGATCAACGGCATCGACCCGGACTTCCACCGGCGCGACCTCGCCGACGCCATCGAGTCCGGCGCGTACCCGCAGTGGGAGCTCGGCCTGCAGATCTTCCCGGACACGCCGCGGCAGACGTTCGAGGGCATCGACCTGCTCGACTCGACGAAGATCGTGCCGGAGGAGCTCGCGCCGGTGCAGCCGGTCGGGCTGCTGACGCTCAACCGCAACACGAAGAACTTCTTCGCCGAGACCGAGCAGGTCGCGTTCCACCTCGGCAACCTGGTGCCCGGCATCGACGTGACCGACGACCCGCTGTTCCAGTCGCGGCTGTTCTCCTACCTGGACACCCAGCTGAGCAGGCTCGCCGGGCCGAACTTCAACCAGATCCCGATCAACCGCCCGCACGTGCCGGTCAACGACATGCTCCGCGACGGCTTCCACCAGCACGCGGTGCACGCGGGCGTCGCGCCGTACCGGCCGAACACGCTGGACGGTGGCAACCCGTTCGTGGCGAAGGCCGA from Lentzea guizhouensis harbors:
- a CDS encoding S8 family peptidase: MRLDRTTRRLVTAGLGVAVLAAVASPASAQQGTVKTAEQPVAGSYIVVFKDGATDAPTTNAKALDLARKHGGKVSNTYVASVRGFAVKLDEAAARRLAADPQVDYVQQDGWARISDTQTNPTWGLDRVDQANLPLDQRFTYPNTASNVTAYILDTGIYKAHTEFEGRAKDGYDFIDNDPDASDCQGHGTHVAGTVGSKTYGVAKKVNLVGVRVLDCNGSGQYSQIIKGIDWVAQNAKKPAVANMSLGGGADSTVDNAVKRAIAAGVTFGLAAGNNNGDACQTSPARTPEGITVAASDSADKRSIYTGGQASNWGSCVDIFGPGSNITSTKNGGGTTSMGGTSMATPHVVGAAALYLSANPSATPAQVRDALVTNSTPDKISDTKGSPNKLLNISFIGGGGPDPEPCTAATNGDDVSIPDTGTAVSSPVTVSNCTGKASTATKVKVDVNHTYTGDLAIDLVGPSGAKFSLKKTGGASSSAGIHETYTVDASAENRNGTWKLQVTDVWTYDTGNIDTWTLTF
- a CDS encoding trypsin-like serine protease, coding for MNRTPRSWGVLALAAAALLAPVSVASAAPQHAAPDTGGRHNAPAATYLGDTVPANLGDASPLFAGGQNATVSEFPGIVAGIRAGGTRPEGQTCTGTVVAPRKILIAAHCADAQGEKKFVYGLDDLKDHRGGAGSGFAVNVVSYKKHPKYVNFDQGYDVAVVTVDRDIALKGGAAYPKFATSADAGGAAPGKTGLGFGYGKKDFNDNSQDVTLDKASLPVVDGDRVCQGVGAGFKSATMICAGYSDGRISILPGDSGGPLIFDGKIYGIASWSRSDFKWYSIYGRLDNEMGDWVRTEVGNEPPTGEFTVGVTPGSGTVAPGKHLSATVTTTAGTSAENATLSASGLPSGVKAVFQPSSVTTGGSAKVTFDASSSAPGGTYDVTITATTAGDKTASGKYSLTVTGDPQPGDFTLAASPSSVKAAKGRYVSTTITTTGGGQTVNLSASGVPSGVKATFQPTSVAAGGSAKLTLDVSTTAVAGTSSITVTGTDAGGKTATTTVSLTVEGTEPPTGDVTVTATPSSGSGWQGQLVQTSVKAAGGTGNLALTSSGAPAGVQVSFNPGTIGQNGSSNVWFFTSFSTPVGTYPITITATSADGKTGKTTFTLTVTRVGVQRGAH
- a CDS encoding ATP-binding protein, with amino-acid sequence MSRTPSQRRPGPAALVRTSSPVLVGRGDQLGTLRAAVPRQPAVVMVEGEAGVGKSRLVRELLDSDLGPIAVLIGHCQPVGEPFPYGAVLEALRDCTERLARHPRLSPVTGVLGALLPEIAEHLPPPPPPTGDPRAERHRVFRAVRELVSVLGPVLLVVEDLHWADDGTRQLLRFLMGDPPPNLSIVVTYRREDVPGGVPLGSAYRPPGGTTSAVLELGPLDVAEVRALTSAILDGEPVSAEFAAKLHERTAGIPFVVEETLRALRNPRRGARRRATAAAARPRGRAGAAATRWPSGWRRCR
- a CDS encoding TetR/AcrR family transcriptional regulator → MTSPGQRRIDEIGDESRRRILDAAEELFAERGFDRTSFVDIARRSGISRGSIPWHFKNKDGLVMAVVERVIDRTWPAERYQHAPPLAEVFAETAELLRGGSSALLFMVLVEVLGDRGTVTEQYREFFHRRREGIEVLLRLQRPDGVDPEVAAGQERAAAVALNGALLGIHLQALVDPDNVDLDAALISMATMFDRNLADVWRTSD
- a CDS encoding catalase, translating into MANRKPGKVVKAALEKAVDKVTEVVNPPIPGVPNSEPPSLEEPTEPRGPLPPKGDQNGPETVSPTGAPTGAPQIVNAQQGEFLTTSAGARLYDTDHSLKAGERGPTLLQDHHLREKIMHFDHERIPERVVHARGYGAHGVFVGYGTATNVCKSAFLGDGVETPVFVRFSTVLGSRGSADTVRDTRGFATKFYTQEGNFDLVGNNIPVFFIQDGIKFPDIIHAGKPHPDREIPQAQSAHDTFWDFVSTHTEATHHVMWNMSDRGIPRSYRTMEGFGVHTFRLVNAEGETALAKFHWKPKLGVHSLVWEEAQMINGIDPDFHRRDLADAIESGAYPQWELGLQIFPDTPRQTFEGIDLLDSTKIVPEELAPVQPVGLLTLNRNTKNFFAETEQVAFHLGNLVPGIDVTDDPLFQSRLFSYLDTQLSRLAGPNFNQIPINRPHVPVNDMLRDGFHQHAVHAGVAPYRPNTLDGGNPFVAKAEDRPFVEVAQPLPKAVKVRQSPASFSDHFTQPRLFWLSLSPVEKEHVVRAFTFELGKCYEQAIKERQLRVLAQVDPVLCAEVARGLGLPVPAVDARPKKVTPSPALSQVGQTWPTDGRLIGIVVDPADLDGVRTVRETILAGGMVPLLIAPTGGPIGDSGLVAQRTFLTARSIEFDALLLAGSPPPGPDAIPARDAKAGAPGAAVDPRVLLMVEECYRHAKAIGAWGTGRVALDSTGVTGAPGVVTGDDATKVFTGLMTLLGAHRVWERFPATIS
- a CDS encoding S8 family serine peptidase — encoded protein: MQRIALGLVVLASLTAVTTPAQAAEADFVRAKNPAPGDSFIVSLKPAADLSATGVAAVSGTLVQRYGGTLDAVFSRAMRGFGVKGLSAQQARRLAADPAVKTVHQDGTARATDVQTDPTWGLDRVDQANLPLDKRFSYPSGGASNVTVYVTDTGIKTSIADFEGRASAGADFIEDGQNGQDCSGHGTHVAGTVGSKTYGVAKKVKLVSVRMLGTSCGSSGPDSAGVKAIEWITANAKKPAVVNASWTFDSADIGNDAIAGMIASGVQMAVASGNSSTNACSTGPAKVPALITVNATSQNDARASFSNYGSCTDIFAPGDNITSLGLGGGAANMSGTSMATPHVAGVAALYLSANPSASPQALRDALVNGATSGKVTNPGTGSPNKLLYSGFTGGGPDPTCGPGTNGDDVSIPDTGTAVSSSVTISGCTGNSTASATVKVDINHTYTGDLAIDLVSPSGRSYVLKKAGGTSSSAGIHETYTVDLSAEARNGTWKLQVTDVWSYDTGNIDSWTLTV
- a CDS encoding helix-turn-helix transcriptional regulator, with translation MAERLAALPVTATRLVQAAAVLGAPASAELLGAVAAIGEGRVRAALTHALTGHVLHEVDARSYGFRHALARQAVYDTLSGPDRQQLHNRAVEALLQVEPLPLVQLAEHSERAGQTAAWLRFGEAAADRAAERGDAGTATTLLQRLLRDPAVPAADVDRLAVKLGEVAHRGLDQHDPTEALERLLSDRRLSVSARGEVRLFRGLLLIRQAGGVEEARAEIERAVADLDERPDLAARGAAVLGLPYLGTTPLSEFTPWLDLVDRCREATDDRELNLSLYANQLGSKMHTGDPSVLASLDFPPVSTPGELRQLARAHCNLADALTTTGHLDLCGDFLRDGLRFAAECGAPFVASTAQATRVRLDWLTGRWDGLADRAQTLLDSYRDLFPVASELCLVLGSLAAARGEWAEATSHLTETGAFAPEESIAPVAIAGCAALAWTMLAQDEVTRACVDVDRGVAIVRAKGVWVWATELGPVAVATFLAAGRETDAETLIAEIAAGVAGRDAPMAVAALAQCRARLAEARGQLDVAVALYREAADRYSELPAPYLTALVAEREAACLLPTEHEKASEILSSLVDTFDALGATRDAARCRHLLRSIGGGKPSRRGRRGYGNELSPREQEVARLLAAGHTNRKIADVLFLSPRTVEQHAARVLRKLGVSSRAELQAEDLA